One region of Flavobacterium sp. GSB-24 genomic DNA includes:
- a CDS encoding LytTR family DNA-binding domain-containing protein, whose translation MTVLKCIAVDDEPLALKLVETFIQQTPFLELISTCDNAVEAMGLIRETKPDVVFLDINMPNLTGMELARLIQDQPGPLPKIIFTTAYNHYAIEGYKVNAVDYLLKPFSYEEFLRASTKVLQLSEEANNQFQNIAADDEFIFLKVEYQWVRISLKDICYIESLKDYVKVHLEDSQKALLSLISLKALEEKLPSSKFMRVHRSFIVSLDKISAISKNSIFIDKIEITVGEQYKEAFKIVVDKWLK comes from the coding sequence ATGACCGTATTAAAATGCATAGCAGTAGATGATGAACCTTTAGCTTTAAAACTCGTAGAAACGTTTATACAGCAGACTCCATTTTTAGAATTAATTTCAACCTGCGACAATGCTGTTGAGGCTATGGGATTAATTAGGGAAACAAAACCTGATGTTGTTTTCTTAGATATCAATATGCCAAACTTGACTGGAATGGAACTGGCAAGACTTATACAAGATCAGCCTGGACCTCTTCCAAAGATTATTTTTACTACCGCTTACAATCATTATGCAATAGAAGGATATAAAGTAAATGCTGTAGATTATCTTTTAAAACCTTTTAGTTACGAAGAATTTCTTCGCGCTTCTACGAAGGTTTTACAATTATCTGAAGAAGCAAACAATCAGTTTCAAAACATTGCTGCAGACGATGAATTTATCTTTTTAAAAGTAGAATATCAATGGGTTAGAATCTCGTTAAAAGATATTTGCTATATAGAAAGTTTAAAAGATTATGTAAAAGTTCATCTTGAAGATTCTCAGAAAGCTTTACTGTCACTTATTTCACTTAAGGCTTTAGAAGAAAAACTTCCTTCATCAAAATTTATGCGTGTTCATCGTTCTTTTATTGTATCTCTGGACAAAATTAGTGCTATCAGCAAAAACTCGATTTTTATTGATAAAATAGAAATTACGGTTGGTGAACAGTACAAAGAAGCTTTTAAAATAGTAGTCGATAAATGGCTTAAATAA
- a CDS encoding thioredoxin family protein — protein sequence MKKIILLLALAFSAFLSQAQTTTLKAGDTAPDFKLKNVDNKEVSFGTFKDAKGYIVVFTCNTCPYAIGYEQRIIDLDKKFRPQGYPVIAINPNDPEASTADTFSKMQDLAKSKKYPFPYLFDPGQKITDEYGAKRTPHIFIVSKTSKGNIVEYVGAIDNDPEGNKADKVKYAEDVIASLKSGQKPAITQTKEIGCTVKRKAKA from the coding sequence ATGAAAAAAATAATTTTATTACTAGCACTGGCATTTTCAGCCTTTCTTTCTCAGGCACAAACTACAACTCTTAAAGCTGGAGATACTGCACCAGATTTTAAACTGAAAAATGTTGACAACAAAGAAGTTTCTTTTGGAACTTTTAAAGATGCAAAAGGTTATATCGTAGTTTTTACTTGCAACACTTGTCCGTATGCGATAGGTTATGAGCAAAGAATTATCGATTTAGATAAAAAATTCAGACCACAAGGATATCCTGTAATTGCAATCAATCCAAATGACCCAGAAGCTTCTACAGCAGATACTTTTTCTAAAATGCAAGACTTGGCAAAAAGTAAAAAATATCCTTTCCCATATTTATTTGATCCAGGACAAAAAATTACTGACGAGTACGGTGCAAAACGTACACCGCATATTTTCATCGTTTCTAAAACCTCAAAAGGAAATATTGTAGAATATGTTGGAGCAATCGACAATGATCCAGAAGGAAATAAAGCTGATAAAGTAAAATATGCCGAAGATGTTATCGCATCTTTAAAAAGCGGTCAAAAACCAGCAATTACTCAAACTAAAGAAATTGGCTGTACAGTAAAAAGAAAAGCTAAAGCTTAA
- a CDS encoding histidine kinase, translating into MTPNFFRPYLFTGLHILGWCLLGYIMLFYIPLTWNVVLPSAFWLWQSIVLFLLIVVFYSTAKIIVPKTIIKDNTSLFLLWAFLAIFSMQLIAYFYTSQTDLHNQISKAIGFTKYKNPYFDNYVFTLTLLVLGISTSWAMLQYWQKAAQHKQKLEQDKTAAELAMLKAQINPHFFFNSLNSIYSLTYTDIEDSRNALHTLSRMMRYLLYSTEGERTTLLKEVEFLKDFIALMKLRANRKLTINTEIPEKLHDYPIVPMLLLPLVENAFKHGIHATDKSEIYIKLSQNGTDLEFEVENTFFEKTTVTNEGGIGLTNTKRRLHLIYPNHHFITFGITDHGTYKIKLKITLEQ; encoded by the coding sequence ATGACACCTAACTTTTTCAGACCCTACTTATTCACCGGATTACACATTCTTGGATGGTGTTTGTTAGGATATATTATGCTGTTTTACATCCCATTAACTTGGAATGTTGTGCTTCCGTCAGCATTTTGGCTTTGGCAGAGTATTGTGCTTTTTTTATTGATTGTTGTTTTTTATTCGACAGCAAAAATTATTGTGCCAAAAACAATTATTAAAGACAATACCTCTCTTTTTTTACTTTGGGCATTTCTTGCTATTTTCAGCATGCAGCTAATTGCTTATTTTTATACCTCTCAGACAGATCTTCATAATCAAATCAGTAAAGCTATTGGTTTTACAAAGTATAAAAATCCTTATTTCGATAATTATGTTTTTACGCTTACGCTTCTGGTTTTAGGAATAAGTACCAGCTGGGCAATGCTACAATATTGGCAAAAAGCCGCACAGCATAAACAAAAATTAGAACAGGATAAAACAGCCGCAGAATTAGCAATGCTGAAAGCACAGATTAATCCGCATTTTTTCTTTAATTCATTAAACAGCATCTATTCACTTACTTATACTGATATTGAAGATTCGAGAAATGCACTTCATACTTTAAGCCGTATGATGCGTTATTTGCTTTACAGCACCGAAGGAGAACGAACAACATTATTAAAAGAAGTAGAATTTCTAAAGGATTTTATTGCTTTAATGAAACTTCGTGCGAACCGAAAATTAACTATCAATACAGAAATTCCCGAAAAACTTCATGATTACCCAATTGTTCCCATGTTATTATTACCTTTAGTAGAAAATGCTTTTAAACATGGTATTCATGCCACAGATAAAAGCGAAATATACATTAAACTTTCACAAAATGGTACTGATTTAGAATTTGAAGTAGAAAATACTTTCTTCGAAAAAACAACAGTTACTAATGAAGGCGGAATTGGTTTAACAAATACCAAAAGAAGATTACACTTGATTTACCCAAATCATCATTTCATCACTTTTGGAATTACCGACCACGGAACATATAAAATTAAATTGAAAATAACTTTAGAGCAATGA
- a CDS encoding DsbA family protein → MNENKTNPLLCDPISGTCEMPISENSNKTANIQIENKPIKIIYYTDPICSSCWGIEPQLRKLKLEYGDYFDIEYRMGGLLPDWSYNSGGISKPADVAYHWDEASLHYEMPIDGDVWLEDPLDSSYPSCIAMKAAQIQGKEKAVKFMRILREKLYLEKKNIAKWENIVEAAKIANLNVEKLKTDYDGDAKKLFQEDLNYAKTLGVRGFPTLFFADENNNKLTVYGSKPYASYENALLALFPEAKKKSIVKENPLSIFEIYPSLAPKEYAVIHDISVNEAKIILEELHERGKLGKMSIKNGSLYSK, encoded by the coding sequence ATGAATGAAAATAAAACAAATCCGCTATTATGCGATCCAATAAGCGGAACATGTGAAATGCCAATAAGCGAAAATTCTAATAAAACCGCTAATATTCAAATTGAAAATAAACCTATAAAAATCATTTATTACACAGATCCTATTTGCTCGTCGTGCTGGGGAATAGAACCTCAACTTAGAAAATTAAAACTGGAATACGGAGATTATTTTGATATTGAGTACAGGATGGGCGGTTTACTACCAGATTGGAGTTATAATAGCGGCGGTATAAGCAAACCTGCAGATGTAGCGTATCATTGGGATGAAGCTAGTCTACATTACGAAATGCCAATTGATGGAGATGTTTGGCTTGAAGATCCGTTAGATTCTTCTTATCCTTCTTGTATTGCTATGAAAGCTGCGCAGATACAGGGTAAAGAAAAAGCAGTAAAATTTATGAGAATCCTACGTGAGAAATTATATCTCGAAAAGAAAAACATAGCAAAATGGGAAAATATTGTAGAAGCTGCAAAAATCGCAAATCTTAATGTCGAAAAACTAAAAACAGATTACGATGGTGATGCAAAAAAGCTTTTTCAAGAAGATTTAAATTATGCCAAAACTCTTGGAGTAAGAGGTTTCCCAACGCTTTTTTTTGCTGATGAAAATAATAATAAATTAACTGTTTACGGTTCTAAACCTTATGCTTCTTACGAGAATGCTTTATTAGCTTTATTTCCAGAAGCAAAAAAGAAAAGTATTGTTAAAGAAAATCCTTTATCGATTTTTGAAATATATCCTTCGCTAGCACCAAAAGAATATGCCGTAATTCATGACATTTCTGTTAACGAAGCAAAAATTATATTAGAAGAATTGCATGAAAGAGGAAAGTTAGGTAAAATGTCTATAAAGAATGGTTCGCTTTACAGTAAGTAA
- a CDS encoding DUF3861 domain-containing protein, producing the protein MEKRSNKYYLTLSLKEYANGATEPAKELGIEFDNHDEIFGIIEKIKEKNIFADQSEAVQFALGLKLFSEIKLKNRKNPLFDELNEVFPVFMKKLKSL; encoded by the coding sequence ATGGAAAAAAGATCAAATAAATATTACCTGACTTTAAGTCTTAAAGAATACGCTAACGGTGCAACAGAACCAGCAAAAGAGCTTGGAATCGAGTTTGACAATCACGATGAAATTTTCGGAATCATCGAAAAAATCAAAGAAAAAAACATCTTTGCCGATCAGTCAGAAGCTGTTCAATTTGCTTTGGGACTAAAATTATTCAGTGAGATTAAACTAAAAAATCGCAAAAATCCTCTTTTTGACGAATTAAATGAAGTTTTTCCTGTTTTTATGAAAAAACTAAAAAGTCTTTAA
- a CDS encoding TlpA family protein disulfide reductase, with the protein MKIKSFYYIFLISIFSISAYSQNVKLLNINQLNERIKNGKDSTYVVNFWATWCAPCIKELPHFEKLSAEYKSEKLAVLLVSLDFKSKLESNVIPFVKRKNLKNEVFLLNESSPQEFIDRIDPNWSGSIPATLFIKNDKRKFVETEFTYEQLLTEYKKL; encoded by the coding sequence ATGAAAATCAAGTCTTTTTACTATATCTTTCTAATTAGTATTTTTTCAATTTCGGCTTATAGCCAGAACGTAAAGCTCTTGAATATAAATCAGCTTAATGAGAGAATTAAAAATGGAAAAGACAGTACTTACGTTGTCAATTTTTGGGCAACTTGGTGTGCGCCTTGCATTAAAGAATTACCGCATTTTGAAAAGTTGAGTGCAGAATATAAGTCAGAGAAACTGGCTGTTTTATTGGTAAGTTTAGATTTTAAATCGAAACTAGAATCGAACGTAATTCCGTTTGTAAAAAGAAAAAACTTGAAGAATGAAGTTTTTCTTTTAAACGAAAGCAGTCCGCAGGAATTTATCGACCGAATCGATCCAAACTGGTCAGGAAGTATTCCAGCAACGTTATTCATTAAAAATGATAAACGAAAATTTGTCGAGACGGAATTTACATACGAACAATTATTAACTGAATATAAAAAACTATAA
- a CDS encoding efflux RND transporter periplasmic adaptor subunit: MNKQSFLSILAASIVIASCGKNDKSAQAGGAPQIKEYKTVTLQPESATLNSDFPASIQGQQNIEIRPRVEGYIDKIFVDEGAVVKAGQPLFKISAPEYEQQVRTATASIKSAQADLSAAKLAVNKVKPLVEKGIISKYDLESAQYTYESALAALAQANAALVNAKTNLGYTTVTSPVNGVVGSIPFRLGSLVSSNTTEPLTTVSSIGNVYAYFAMNEKMLLNFTQNNNTGASLTQKIKSMPAVSLLLSDGSVYEEKGHIETVNGLINTETGSVNIRARFPNPKGIIRSGSSTTVRIPTDVKDAIIVPQSATFELQDKIFAVVLGKDGKTKNANITILDNSAGNYYVVTSGLKPGDEIVLEGVASLKEGTEIKAQNQKPEMVYADLK, translated from the coding sequence ATGAATAAGCAATCATTTTTAAGTATTCTCGCAGCATCAATTGTTATCGCTTCTTGCGGTAAAAATGATAAATCGGCTCAGGCTGGGGGCGCACCGCAGATAAAAGAGTATAAAACTGTGACATTACAGCCGGAATCTGCTACATTAAACAGCGATTTTCCTGCTAGTATTCAAGGACAGCAAAATATAGAAATTCGACCAAGAGTTGAAGGATACATTGATAAGATCTTTGTTGATGAAGGGGCTGTTGTAAAAGCTGGACAGCCTTTGTTCAAAATCAGTGCACCAGAATATGAGCAGCAAGTTCGTACTGCAACTGCAAGTATTAAAAGTGCTCAGGCAGATTTAAGTGCAGCTAAATTGGCTGTAAATAAAGTAAAGCCATTGGTAGAAAAAGGTATTATCAGTAAATATGATTTAGAATCAGCACAATATACTTACGAGTCAGCTTTAGCGGCTTTGGCTCAAGCAAATGCGGCTTTAGTAAATGCAAAAACAAATTTAGGATATACAACAGTTACAAGCCCGGTAAATGGAGTTGTAGGTTCAATTCCGTTTCGTTTAGGAAGTTTGGTAAGCTCAAATACTACAGAACCTTTAACAACAGTTTCAAGCATTGGTAACGTTTATGCATACTTCGCCATGAACGAAAAAATGCTTTTAAATTTCACCCAAAATAATAATACGGGAGCTTCTTTAACACAAAAAATCAAAAGTATGCCGGCAGTTTCTTTACTGCTTTCAGATGGTTCTGTTTATGAAGAAAAAGGACATATTGAAACGGTAAACGGATTGATTAATACAGAAACTGGTTCGGTAAATATCAGAGCTCGTTTTCCTAATCCAAAAGGAATTATTAGAAGCGGAAGCAGTACAACAGTAAGAATTCCTACTGATGTAAAAGATGCCATAATTGTACCGCAAAGTGCCACTTTTGAACTTCAAGATAAAATTTTCGCGGTAGTTTTAGGAAAAGACGGAAAAACGAAAAATGCTAATATCACGATACTAGATAATTCAGCAGGAAATTATTATGTGGTAACAAGCGGATTAAAACCAGGAGACGAAATTGTATTAGAAGGAGTAGCTTCTTTAAAAGAAGGAACTGAAATTAAAGCTCAAAACCAAAAACCAGAAATGGTTTATGCTGACTTAAAATAA
- the tnpA gene encoding IS200/IS605 family transposase, producing MANTYTQIHIQFVFAVKFRKGLIGKEWKDRLHQYITGIVQSNQHKMLCVNSMPDHIHIFIGMRPTQSISSFIQNLKTETSKWIKEEKLSPNFAWQEGYGAFSYSRSHVPNVIRYIQNQEQHHKKESFLEEYQKLLKAFEIEYNNQYIFKEPIL from the coding sequence ATGGCAAATACATATACACAAATACACATACAATTTGTTTTTGCAGTAAAATTTAGAAAAGGATTAATTGGAAAAGAATGGAAAGACAGATTACATCAATACATAACTGGTATTGTACAATCAAATCAACATAAAATGCTTTGTGTAAATAGTATGCCAGATCACATTCATATATTTATAGGGATGCGACCAACACAATCTATTTCATCCTTTATTCAAAATTTAAAAACAGAAACCAGCAAATGGATTAAAGAGGAAAAACTGTCTCCAAATTTTGCATGGCAGGAAGGTTATGGTGCTTTTTCTTATTCAAGAAGTCATGTCCCCAATGTAATACGTTATATTCAAAATCAAGAACAGCATCATAAAAAAGAATCATTTTTAGAAGAATATCAAAAATTACTCAAAGCATTTGAAATTGAATACAATAACCAATATATTTTTAAAGAGCCAATTCTCTAA
- a CDS encoding PQQ-dependent sugar dehydrogenase, translated as MIIKKSIFLLAGVLALSSCSNNDNDDSTNIGPTGPPVETGTANTTYKPAFSGQTRAGSIQTTTEIESKVITNGLSAPWGVAYLPDGRLLVTEKAGKIKIVTQAGVISNALTGVPAVNPADQGGLLGICLDPAFATNRMIYWAFSEVVAGGNITAVAKGRISDNDTAIENATVIYRSNTPNNSTLHYGGRVLFDKTGNLFVSIGERSVLETRPLAQAANSSLGKIVRITTNGQAASGNPVFSQTGALPELYTIGHRNPQGLALHPTTGELWQSEHGPRGGDEINRITAGANYGWPTITYGIEYSGAKVGEGIQQQTGMEQPVYYWDPVVSPSGMTFYAGNRVPEWQNNLFIGALSGMHIVRLAFKDNKVAGEERLLAGEGQRFRDITQGKDEALYAVTDQGRLYKIDKKQK; from the coding sequence ATGATAATTAAAAAAAGTATTTTTCTTCTTGCTGGGGTCTTAGCTTTAAGCAGCTGCTCCAACAATGATAATGATGATAGTACCAATATAGGGCCGACTGGACCGCCGGTAGAAACAGGTACGGCAAATACAACCTACAAACCTGCATTTTCTGGACAAACGCGTGCAGGAAGTATTCAAACCACAACAGAAATTGAATCTAAAGTTATCACCAACGGTTTAAGCGCTCCTTGGGGAGTGGCTTACCTTCCGGATGGACGTCTTTTGGTAACCGAAAAAGCAGGTAAAATAAAAATTGTTACTCAAGCTGGAGTTATAAGTAATGCCTTAACAGGAGTTCCCGCTGTAAATCCAGCAGATCAAGGCGGATTATTAGGAATTTGTCTTGATCCTGCATTTGCAACAAACCGCATGATTTATTGGGCTTTTTCTGAAGTAGTAGCAGGCGGAAATATTACAGCTGTTGCAAAAGGAAGAATCTCAGATAATGATACAGCAATTGAAAATGCAACTGTAATTTATCGTTCTAATACACCAAATAACAGCACATTACATTACGGAGGCCGTGTATTATTTGACAAAACTGGAAATTTATTTGTGAGCATTGGCGAAAGATCTGTATTAGAAACTCGTCCGCTCGCACAGGCAGCAAACAGCAGTTTAGGTAAAATTGTACGCATTACTACAAATGGACAAGCTGCATCTGGAAATCCAGTTTTCTCGCAAACTGGCGCTTTACCAGAGTTATACACTATCGGACATAGAAACCCACAAGGACTGGCTCTTCACCCAACAACTGGAGAATTATGGCAGAGTGAACACGGACCAAGAGGCGGTGATGAAATTAACCGAATCACAGCCGGAGCAAACTACGGCTGGCCAACTATTACATACGGAATTGAATACAGCGGTGCCAAAGTTGGCGAAGGTATTCAGCAGCAAACTGGAATGGAACAGCCTGTATATTACTGGGATCCTGTTGTTTCACCAAGTGGAATGACTTTTTACGCAGGAAACCGTGTACCTGAATGGCAAAATAATCTTTTCATAGGAGCATTAAGTGGCATGCATATTGTTCGTTTAGCTTTTAAGGATAATAAAGTAGCTGGAGAAGAAAGATTATTGGCTGGTGAGGGACAAAGATTTAGAGATATCACACAAGGAAAAGATGAAGCATTATACGCCGTTACTGATCAAGGAAGACTTTACAAAATTGATAAAAAACAGAAGTAA
- a CDS encoding CinA family protein, which produces MASHKVNACCQALIEKNLTISFAESASAGKMCYEFSTVFNSGKILIGGIVSYHSSMKEDLLHIPWGTIEKYSAESAEVTKLMAQNFCRYISSDICVALTGLTTPGGSESEEKPVGTIFIHIIIAEKEIARHFEFEGNPESIINQAIDAVAELILEEI; this is translated from the coding sequence ATGGCATCTCATAAAGTGAACGCTTGCTGTCAAGCTCTAATAGAAAAAAACTTGACCATATCATTTGCAGAAAGTGCTTCTGCTGGAAAAATGTGTTATGAATTTTCGACAGTTTTTAATTCAGGGAAAATCTTGATAGGAGGGATAGTAAGTTACCACTCTTCTATGAAAGAAGATTTACTGCATATTCCTTGGGGAACAATAGAAAAATACAGCGCAGAATCTGCCGAGGTGACTAAATTGATGGCACAGAATTTTTGTCGTTATATTAGCTCAGATATCTGTGTTGCCCTCACTGGTCTTACAACTCCAGGCGGAAGCGAAAGTGAAGAAAAACCAGTAGGAACCATTTTTATACATATTATTATTGCAGAAAAAGAAATTGCCAGACATTTTGAGTTTGAAGGAAATCCTGAAAGTATAATCAATCAAGCAATCGATGCAGTTGCAGAATTGATTTTGGAGGAGATTTGA
- a CDS encoding efflux RND transporter permease subunit, producing MFKKFIQRPVLSTVISVIIVILGVLGLIELPISQYPDIAPPTVNVAASYTGANADVVLKSIVIPLEEQINGVENMTYMTSTATNDGNASIKIFFKVGTNPDLAAVNVQNRVSRATSLLPVEVTQAGVTVTKSQSSNLLIFSLYSDDKAYDQTFLQNYAKINLVPQIQRVVGVGDVTVFGAKDYSMRIWLKPDVMQQYKLIPSDISAALAEQNIEAAPGKFGENGNQAFQYVIKYKGRLTSAQEFEDIIIKSVGNGQMLRLKDVAKVELGSLSYSSTIKTNGVESAAMAISQTPGSNARDVIINSKKLIEEAAKSFPKGMKYTIMVDVNENLDASIEKVIHTLIEAFILVFIVVFIFLQDFRSTLIPAIAVPVAIVGTFFFLNLFGFTINLLTLFAMVLAIGIVVDDAIVVVEAVHAKLDHGYKSAKKATIHAMDEISGAIISITLVMAAVFIPVTFITGSTGVFYKQFGITLAVAIILSAVNALTLSPALCALLLKPHADDHKHKSYLQRFYTSFNVAFDNVTQRYKRSVSFLSVKKWIVLASILIAGLGLFYMMKTTPSAFVPSEDQGTVFANISLPPSASMERSDIMAKKVDSIAKTIPGVKNTLRIVGQNFTAGAGSAYSMVIVKLYPWDQRDLSVDDVIGQLFAKTSGIREASIFFISPPTIQGFGQSGGFEFQLQDKGGHTTSEFYKVNNEFLAKLAERPEIQYATTPFNPGFPQYMMDINLAKAKDAGVSVNTILSTMQGYYGGLYASNFNKFGKQYRVMVQASPEFRANTQGLNKIFVRNSAGTMAPITEFVKMTRVFGPESISRFNLFTSISITGAPKPGYSSGDAIKAIQEVAAENLPAGYGYEFSGLTREELASGSETIFIFILCLVFVYFLLSAQYESYILPFAVLFSIPFGLAGAYLFSIIFKLNSNIYLQISLIMLIGLLAKNGILIVEFALDRRRKGLPIVQAAIEGAVARLRPILMTSFAFILGLVPLMFASGAGAVGNKSIGTGAVGGMLIGTILGVFVIPVLFIIFQTLQERISGPAKDGYDDDDDDEEIHLLEAHKE from the coding sequence ATGTTTAAAAAATTTATACAAAGACCCGTACTCTCGACGGTAATATCTGTTATTATCGTCATCTTAGGTGTTTTAGGCCTAATTGAGTTACCGATTTCCCAATATCCGGATATCGCACCGCCAACAGTTAACGTGGCAGCAAGTTATACCGGAGCCAACGCCGACGTTGTACTTAAAAGTATTGTTATTCCGTTGGAGGAGCAGATTAATGGTGTAGAGAACATGACTTACATGACTTCTACAGCAACTAACGATGGTAATGCTTCTATTAAAATTTTCTTTAAAGTTGGAACAAATCCTGATTTAGCAGCGGTAAACGTTCAAAACAGGGTTTCTAGAGCAACAAGTTTATTGCCAGTAGAGGTAACTCAGGCTGGGGTTACCGTAACCAAAAGCCAGAGTAGTAACTTATTGATTTTCTCTTTATATAGTGATGATAAAGCTTATGATCAAACGTTTCTTCAAAATTATGCGAAGATCAACCTTGTACCGCAGATTCAGCGTGTTGTTGGGGTAGGAGATGTAACCGTTTTTGGTGCAAAAGATTACTCTATGAGAATCTGGCTGAAACCAGATGTAATGCAGCAATATAAATTGATTCCGAGTGATATTTCAGCAGCTTTGGCAGAGCAGAATATCGAGGCAGCGCCAGGTAAATTTGGTGAAAACGGAAATCAGGCATTTCAATATGTAATTAAATACAAAGGACGTTTAACAAGTGCTCAGGAATTTGAGGATATTATTATAAAATCTGTCGGAAACGGCCAAATGCTGAGACTTAAAGATGTAGCTAAAGTAGAATTAGGATCTTTAAGTTATTCGTCAACAATTAAAACAAACGGTGTAGAATCGGCAGCAATGGCAATCAGCCAGACTCCAGGATCAAACGCTCGTGATGTAATTATTAATTCTAAAAAATTAATTGAAGAAGCCGCAAAGAGTTTTCCAAAAGGAATGAAGTATACCATTATGGTAGACGTGAATGAAAATTTGGATGCTTCTATTGAGAAAGTTATTCATACTTTGATCGAAGCTTTTATCTTAGTTTTTATCGTAGTATTTATTTTCCTTCAAGATTTTAGATCGACTTTAATTCCGGCGATTGCGGTTCCGGTTGCGATTGTGGGAACGTTCTTCTTCCTGAATCTATTCGGATTTACGATTAACTTATTAACGCTTTTCGCAATGGTTCTGGCCATTGGTATTGTCGTCGATGATGCGATTGTGGTTGTTGAGGCCGTTCACGCCAAACTTGACCACGGGTATAAATCGGCTAAAAAAGCGACCATCCATGCAATGGACGAAATTTCCGGAGCGATTATTTCGATTACATTAGTAATGGCGGCGGTATTTATTCCGGTAACATTTATTACAGGATCAACAGGGGTTTTCTACAAGCAATTTGGTATTACACTGGCTGTAGCGATTATTCTTTCGGCTGTAAACGCCTTGACATTAAGTCCGGCATTGTGTGCGCTTCTATTGAAACCACATGCTGACGATCATAAACATAAAAGTTATTTACAGCGTTTTTATACTTCATTTAACGTTGCATTTGATAATGTAACCCAAAGATACAAGCGTTCGGTAAGTTTCCTTTCTGTAAAAAAATGGATTGTTTTAGCTTCGATTTTAATAGCAGGTTTGGGATTATTTTATATGATGAAAACTACGCCGTCTGCTTTCGTTCCTTCAGAAGATCAAGGGACAGTTTTTGCTAATATCAGTTTACCGCCATCAGCTTCTATGGAACGTTCTGATATAATGGCTAAAAAAGTAGACAGTATTGCTAAAACTATTCCAGGAGTTAAAAATACACTTCGTATTGTGGGGCAGAACTTTACTGCAGGTGCGGGTAGTGCATACAGTATGGTTATTGTAAAGTTATATCCTTGGGACCAGCGAGATCTAAGTGTAGATGATGTAATTGGACAGCTTTTTGCTAAAACGAGCGGAATTCGCGAAGCGAGTATATTCTTTATTTCACCGCCAACAATTCAAGGTTTTGGTCAAAGTGGTGGATTCGAATTCCAGCTGCAGGATAAAGGTGGTCACACGACTTCTGAATTCTATAAAGTGAATAATGAATTCCTTGCAAAATTAGCTGAACGTCCAGAAATCCAGTATGCGACAACTCCATTTAATCCTGGTTTCCCTCAATATATGATGGATATTAATTTAGCGAAAGCGAAAGATGCGGGAGTTTCTGTAAATACAATCTTGTCAACGATGCAGGGTTATTATGGTGGATTATACGCTTCGAACTTTAATAAATTCGGGAAACAATACCGTGTAATGGTTCAGGCTTCTCCAGAGTTTAGAGCTAATACACAGGGATTGAATAAAATATTTGTACGTAATAGTGCAGGAACAATGGCGCCAATTACAGAGTTTGTAAAAATGACGAGGGTTTTTGGACCAGAATCTATTTCAAGATTTAATTTGTTTACCTCTATTTCGATTACGGGAGCACCAAAACCAGGTTACAGTTCTGGAGATGCTATTAAAGCAATTCAGGAAGTAGCGGCAGAAAATCTTCCGGCTGGTTATGGTTATGAATTCTCTGGCTTAACACGTGAGGAATTAGCTTCAGGAAGTGAAACGATTTTCATCTTTATTTTATGTTTGGTTTTCGTTTATTTCTTGTTGAGTGCGCAGTACGAAAGTTATATTCTTCCGTTTGCGGTATTATTCTCCATTCCGTTTGGATTGGCTGGAGCTTATTTATTCTCGATTATTTTCAAATTGAATAGTAACATTTACCTGCAGATTTCCTTAATCATGTTGATTGGACTTCTGGCGAAGAATGGTATTTTGATTGTCGAATTTGCCTTAGACAGAAGACGTAAAGGTCTGCCAATTGTACAAGCTGCAATTGAAGGTGCTGTAGCACGTTTAAGACCAATTTTGATGACTTCTTTCGCCTTTATTTTAGGACTTGTTCCATTGATGTTTGCATCTGGTGCAGGAGCTGTTGGTAACAAATCGATCGGTACAGGAGCTGTTGGAGGTATGTTAATCGGAACAATTTTAGGAGTATTTGTTATTCCAGTTCTATTTATCATTTTCCAGACATTGCAGGAGAGAATAAGCGGTCCAGCAAAAGATGGTTATGATGACGATGACGATGATGAGGAAATTCATTTATTAGAAGCTCACAAAGAGTAA